From Acidothermus cellulolyticus 11B, a single genomic window includes:
- a CDS encoding methyl-accepting chemotaxis protein: protein MVQTSRAQLLDWQRRLPLPVKFGLAFAGATLPFLIGLAVIAMWADASPEHVRDTAFVTLGVGAAAAAVASWRLSRAVVVPMRRAIDVLREAAAGNLTRRLPGVRRRDEFGAMARALNTMLDAAADAFFAVTTGIRLLAQTSGRLAQTATKLADSADRASDQSTLVSYAADQVSSNVVGVAGSSEQMAAAIRDIADNASRAAAVAAEAAATAERADSTVAKLGESSAEIGNILKVITSIARQTHLLALNATIEAARAGEAGRGFAVVAAEVKDLADATARATDDIAQMIKTIQDDAAEAVTMIRQISAVVDRINDFQSTIAGAVEEQTASSNEMTRAIAGAAAASEDIAGSIVGVAAAALATASGVGDTRLASADLAHTANQLEGVVRRFRY, encoded by the coding sequence ATGGTCCAGACCAGTCGAGCTCAGCTCCTCGACTGGCAGCGCCGATTGCCGCTTCCGGTGAAGTTTGGGCTCGCGTTTGCCGGCGCCACCCTGCCGTTTCTCATCGGACTGGCCGTGATCGCCATGTGGGCGGACGCCAGTCCGGAACACGTTCGGGACACGGCGTTCGTCACCCTCGGCGTTGGCGCCGCGGCAGCGGCAGTCGCGAGCTGGCGGTTGAGCCGGGCGGTCGTGGTCCCGATGCGACGGGCGATCGACGTGCTCCGGGAAGCCGCCGCGGGCAACTTGACCCGTCGGCTGCCCGGCGTCCGCCGGCGTGACGAGTTCGGAGCGATGGCCCGCGCACTGAACACCATGCTGGACGCCGCTGCGGACGCGTTCTTTGCGGTCACCACGGGCATTCGCCTGTTGGCGCAGACATCGGGCCGGCTCGCGCAGACGGCGACCAAGCTGGCCGACTCAGCGGATCGCGCGTCGGATCAGTCGACTCTTGTCTCCTATGCGGCCGACCAAGTCAGTTCGAACGTGGTGGGAGTGGCCGGCAGCTCCGAACAGATGGCCGCGGCGATCCGCGACATCGCGGACAACGCGAGCCGGGCCGCGGCGGTGGCAGCGGAGGCGGCTGCAACCGCGGAGCGGGCGGACAGCACGGTTGCCAAGCTGGGTGAGAGTTCGGCGGAGATCGGCAACATCCTCAAGGTAATCACGTCGATCGCGCGCCAGACACACCTCCTCGCGTTGAATGCCACGATTGAGGCAGCGCGCGCCGGCGAGGCTGGGCGAGGCTTTGCCGTGGTCGCTGCCGAGGTGAAGGATCTTGCCGATGCGACCGCGCGAGCCACCGACGACATCGCTCAAATGATCAAGACTATCCAGGACGACGCCGCCGAGGCGGTTACGATGATCAGGCAGATCAGCGCGGTGGTCGACCGAATCAACGACTTTCAGTCCACGATTGCCGGGGCGGTCGAGGAGCAGACCGCATCGAGCAATGAAATGACCCGCGCGATCGCTGGTGCCGCCGCGGCATCCGAGGACATCGCGGGCAGCATCGTCGGCGTCGCGGCGGCTGCGTTGGCGACCGCCAGCGGGGTCGGCGACACCCGGCTCGCATCGGCGGATCTGGCTCACACCGCTAACCAGCTCGAAGGCGTGGTCCGCCGGTTCCGCTACTAG